The Lynx canadensis isolate LIC74 chromosome A2, mLynCan4.pri.v2, whole genome shotgun sequence DNA segment GgaagttcattttatttaggCTGCAATGTGTAGACtacttatttagttttaaaacaagtttaataTACACTTCAATTATTACCAGCACTTGATTTTTCTTCAACAACCTAAGAACGGAATAGtgtaaggttttactgtactagTTTAAGAAAtccattctgggggcacctgggtggctcagtcggttgagcatccgacttttggttttgtctcaggtcatgatctcacggtcgtgggaccaagccctgcgtagggctccatgctgatggtgcagagcctgcttgggattctccctctcctctctctctctctctctctctctctctctctctctctctctcaaaataagtaagtaaagcattaaaaaaagaaaagaaagaaatctattcTGGaacaaaaaaatccattctgtATAGAAACATTTACATTAATTCTCCCAGAGTTTTATACCTTATAATCAAATCATTTTAGCCCATTAAGACTTTTTCAATTTTGTATAATATCCCGGAAAACACCATTTTGTGATACGTATCAACAAAACTCAATGCCACTTTCTCCAATAAtaaaaacatgctttttaaaactgttactttttaaattatgtgaaacTAAAGAAAACCGGTTGCTGGTTTTCAAATCCTCTGGTCTGGAGAAAAACAGTCTGTGCTTTACCACCCGCTGCCACGCCTTACAGAGATAGGGCCTGTAGTCCGCTTCGGCCGAGGAAGGCCCTTCGGTCCAGGCGGAGGCTTTCTGCATGAGGCTTTGTGTGGTTGCAAAAACAACTAAGCGATACTCGTGTGCAAGTTTCTCTAAGAATTGAGAACACTTCTTCAGAGCGGACTCCTGGGAGTTAACGCTCTCCCCTCCGTTGGCGCGGTCTATCCAGTAAAAGGCGGACAGGCTATCCAAGAtcagaaggcagagggaagggtggCCACAGACGGTGCTTTCTAGGGAGTGCAGGGTGAGGAGCAGGTGCGTGCTGCTGCCACAGCTGACCACAAAGAGCCTCCCGAGGCACCGCTTCACCGCGTCTTCAGACCCGCCGGACCCGCCGGACAGTCTGCGCTCCAGAATCGTAACGAGCCGGAGCATGTCAAAGCGATAATCTGTATCAATAAACAAGACTTCTACTTCCAGCCCGCCTTCCGATTTTGGAAGCACACACCGCGCTGTCAAGTGATAAAGCATTTCTGTTTTTCCGGTTCCCTCTGGACCATGAAATTCAAGAATGTCACctgtgtaaaatttaaaaacgCCAGtcaaaaaaaaaggcagcagcaCAAAAGGCTACAAGATGAAAATCTGCACCAATGTTTAAAAAGACGTTTGCCGGAATGTGAAAGAAAATCTAAATCCACGTGCCCAAATGGATCCATATGAGCAAACACACATCAGTAAGGAAATTAATCATTACATTTCGCCTCTGAGAAAGCAGCTGGCTACTAATTAGCATCAAGGAAACGTGAAAACCAGAAAGGCAAGGCTGACAGGCGCCGAAGGAGACCTCCTGGGCATGGGTCCCCATTCACGAGCCCTGGAATTGGTGACACCACGGAGTGAAGGATAAAGTGCCACAGACCGAGGGTCTTTCAAAAATCTATTGATCACTACGGCACACGCCCTTTCCGGTAGCTGATTACCCAATATCCGTGGGCTCCTCTCCCGTAAGCATAAAACCTCGGTTTACGGGGTGGAGAAAGGCAGCATGCCCAATTTAGAAACGACTTTTCTCAGCATCGCCGGCAAAGGGGTCAGCAGGTATCGCGGTTGTGGCCGCTGAGACCCGAGTAGATTTCTGTTGGGTTCCTAAGCTCCGCTTGGCTCGTGCAGGTGCCTGCCACCTCTGCCCTGCTGCTCCCTCCGCTGGAGGCGAGGCAGTGAGGGTGAAGGGGGTACCCCGAGCTCGGCAGGCAGGAGGACAGGAGGTGCCCAAGGCCCTGAGGACAATACGGAGCCCACGCCAGCTACGCGGGGCCTGCCTCCATACCACTTGTGATGTGAGGACACGGAGTCTCCATCAGGTCACGTGCAGCTGGAACAGTCCCGGCGTCATGGGAGAACAGTTCCCGCGTGCGGTTCTGTGCATGTGGAGCTAGAAGGGTCCACGGCCCTCAGGCCTAAATAGCCTCCCTCAACTGAAAACGCCCCTCCACATTCCCAAATGCCATCAGTTATTCTTTGCTACGTGAATTTCTTGAAACGGTATCGGCTGGCATGACATCTGCACTGTAAATTATTTTCCTAGCATTCTGAATTAAGTAAACCACTCTGGACTTTAAAGATTCCAAATCCTTTTCTATATAGGTTCCAATAACTCTCTTTCAGTGAGGAAATTAAACACTCAGGGAAACGGTCCTGCCCTCCAGAGCTTTTCGAAATCCACTCTGAACAATGGCCTTCCAATTCTGGCTAGTTTGTTTCCGTGTAATTTATGGTTGAACCACATAATTGGAAACACtgtgttaaaaatgtagattcctggggcatctgggtggctcagtcggttaagcatccgacttgggcttcggtcatgatctcgcggtttgtgaggtccagccccgcatcgggctctgtgctgatggctcagagcctggagcctgctttggattctggtctccctcgctctctgcccctcacccgctcatgctctatctctgtctctcacagatgaataaacattaaaaaataaaataaaataaaataaaaagtagattctTAAGCCCCAAGCAAACTACACAGTCTGAGAATCTGGTTACTTTATTTCCTATTATTACTACCAACTATTGTAAATTGGAACATTCACAAAGTGTAAAAAAATCTAGCATATTACCAGTATACCATATTTAAGGTAGCATAAAACTTCAGCCAGTTTGTACTATAAACTTACATGCAACTTgcaattcaaaatttaaattaaaaagattccCCCTCACCCATCCACCCTGCCAAGATTCCAGACTCAAGGAACACAACTATTTTCACAACAACAATCGTTCACCAATGCTCTTGCTGAATGTTAACACAGTGACTAAAATCCTATTCAGTACTCTCTCCTACTATATGACTTAGGAGCTAAGCTGAAATCCTGCCCTTACTCCCAAATAAAGCTTTTTACTGCCCTACATTACAGACAGAGAACAGACTACAGCCACTAGACGAAACATTAACACGGAATAGATCTCAACGGTAGTGAAGGAACGTCGAGAACACAGTTAAGCAAGATTCACCCGAAACGGCTTGCAGGATACAACGAACCACAGAGAAACACGGTGGGGAAACCAAGCACCAGACTGCGCTGAACCTTCC contains these protein-coding regions:
- the XRCC2 gene encoding DNA repair protein XRCC2; translation: MCSDFHRAESGTQLLARLEGRSSLKEIEPYLFADEDSSVHGDILEFHGPEGTGKTEMLYHLTARCVLPKSEGGLEVEVLFIDTDYRFDMLRLVTILERRLSGGSGGSEDAVKRCLGRLFVVSCGSSTHLLLTLHSLESTVCGHPSLCLLILDSLSAFYWIDRANGGESVNSQESALKKCSQFLEKLAHEYRLVVFATTQSLMQKASAWTEGPSSAEADYRPYLCKAWQRVVKHRLFFSRPEDLKTSNRFSLVSHNLKSNSFKKHVFIIGESGIEFC